The sequence below is a genomic window from Nostoc flagelliforme CCNUN1.
TCAAGGCGCGTTTTATGGTCGTGTAGAACAGCTTTTTGTTCCGGTCGGTGTGCAAAAATGGGGACATTTTGATCCGGACTCAATGGAAATTGAAAGGCACAATGAGGCTCAACCGGGCGATGAAGATTTGCTGAATGCAGCAGCAATTCAAACGATCTTTCATGGGGGAACGGTGTACGCCGTTGAACCAGGAGCAGTGCCGGATGAGGCACCTGTTGCAGCAGTCTTTCGCTACTAATTGGCCCAATGTTAGGTGGATGCCTAAGCCAGGAAGTCACCCTCCTTCCTGGCTCAGCTACAAAACCGTGCATGAATCGTTTAATTGAGAAATTTGGTTATGCAGATGAAGAATTGCCAACTTCAGAAATAATTCGTGTTAAGTTAAATGATTTAGGATATCGCCTCAAACGGGTTGCCAAAATTCAACCTCAAAAAAAATTCCTGAAATGGCAAACATCCTGTTGTTAAACTAGTCAATGAAACTTATGAGTTAGGAGTTAAGCTGACAAAAGAAGCTATGTCAACTCTTGAGAAGCAAATCAAGCGTTTAACTGATTCAACTCATGAAACTTTCCCGGATTTAGGGAAATGGTTTATTCATATTCACTATGGAGCAACATAGGTTTAAAAAATAGTTATTAAACTTTTCTATCTTATAATTAATAATCAAATAGCACTCTTGAGTCAAGCCAGGAAAGTGTAGATTTTTCATGTGTATTTGGGGAGGTCAAGGGTTGCCAACGGCAACCCTTGACCTCCACCATTATAATGATTATCATTTTTAATAGCTGTATATTTTATTTCTTGGAAGTCCCTAATAGCGAAAAATCTTGTCAGAAATAAAAATCGCCAGCCCTTGCTCTCCGATTTGCTCCCAAAACTCTTGGGTATCAATTTCCTGGGATTTTTCCAATAATGCGATCGCATCTTCCTGTTCCAAACCCGCATCAATTAAACGAGTCTGTGCTTCCCTGATCAAATTTTTAAAGCGAATTGGGTTTTGTGGCACTTCTGGCCCGGCTGGGTGCGTTGGCATATAAATTGAAACACAATTCCCTTTTGGTTGTTCTATTAATGTCTTTATTTCCTCTTTAGAGATTAATTGCATATTATATTCCTCCTATCAACGTGACCAAATACATCAGAGCAGACCATCCATATTCAATAGACCTCTTGCAAAAATAAATTATGGTATAATGGGGAATTTAAAAAATTTGCTTTCTATCTCTATCAGACATCCTAATGAGGTAACAAAAATTCTCTGTATAGATTCTGATATGGATTTTTTCTAAACCCTTAAGCATACCACAAAATAATTATGCAAGAGGTCTAATTATCTGATAGGACGTTATTCTCAGATGGTGGCGGTTGAAGTCCAACCGTTTGCTTCTGAATTTATTTCACCTCAAGGAGGGTTTAGTTGCATCTTTCTTTTGATAGGCAATATTCATCAAGGGTATTACTAATTAAAACCCCAACTTTAAAAGCCAAAATCGCCACAAGCATCAAATATTTGGCGTGTTAGAGTTTGCGCGTCCTGAGTTTACGCCTATTTTACTATCCCGTTGGCTAAGGCCTAAAGTTACTCGTTTCATAATCCAGTACAAACCTGCAAGTACCACAAAGGTGATACCAATAATTACTAAGGGTTGTTTCCCTAGAATTTCTTCTACCCCTTTGGTAAGCAAGGCATCGGGTTGAGTAATCAAATCCCAACTGTTGAAACGCAAAAATCGTCCCCAATAGACACCAATAGCGCACAGAAAATGGGTAATCAACTCAACGCGCCAAATCCATTGGCTCTTACCGATGCGATGTAAGTAATAACCCCAATTAATTAACGATATTACATAAGCTTCAAATCCACCGATAATTACTAGCAAATACACAGGAATGAGTACTAAAGTAATCATCCAAACCGATTGAATCGTGCGGATATCGTCTATCAGGTGAATTACATCAGTCAACAAATATGGTGCATTCGGTAAGAAAGCATAGAAAACTAAGAATCCTAGCCACCAAAGCCAAGAGCCACCACGCCTAAAGCGAAATAGCCACACACTCAAAGCTAAAGGTATAAAAGCCAGAAATAAATTCCAAGTCATCCAACTCATATTAATTCGTAAGACCTGCACAACTCTGGCTATCAATTCTTCTTTCATAGGTGCTAACTTAGAAGACGTTTGATTGATTTAAATTCACTCTGTAGTGTTAGTATTAACCTAAGTGCTTGACTGATAAAATATTTGTACCCCCAAGGAAATTTGTTTACTCCAAGAGCAGACAAAATTTTTGTGCCACTTATAAGGAAATGCACACTGATATATGTCTGAAATTTAGAGTTTTTATGTTTTTCATACTGGGGGATGAAATTTCTCAATCATGAAATCACTAGTATAGCCAGAAAATCATCAGGGTAAAATCTACCATACAAAGAAAGTCTGAGCGGCAAAACGCTGCTGAAAACCTTCCTGTGGACTTTTTTATGGGAATGTTGCCCCTGTCCTAACTATTATATTGATTTAATTTTGCCCTGCTAGAGTTCCAGAAGCATCCTAAAGTTTTTGCCAAGAGTGTAAAATACTTGTGCCCCATCAGATAGATTATTCTGGCTGGCTACAGTATTTATTCATCTGATTGACTAATGTATCCGACTGCTTACCAAGTGTTGTAGCTGTTGTTAGTGCTGAGTCAATTTCATCTCTCGCCTTTTGGATTTTTTCTCTACCAGATGCCTTGGCATCTGCTGTTTTGGTCGCACCAAGCGCCCTAGCGGCTTTGGCTACCGCTTGACTAAGATTTTGAAAAATCTTGACAAAACCGCTTTGAAATTCTTTCAGCTTCGGATCTTTTAAATTCAGTTCTTTAATCGATTTAGTCACAAATTCTAAATCTTTAGATAACTGTATGCTGGTGATCACTTGCGTTCCTTTACTTTTATCGATCAGAGAAGTTCCGGCATTCACAACTCCAATCAGTCGCTGGCATTGGGAAACTTTATTTTCACTGCAACTGGTAATGAATAAAGCAATGGTTAGGCTAACAGAAGCAAGAACAGTATATTTATGTGAAACAGACATTAACACCCCAACAACAATAAAACCGAGAATAAGTATCCAAATATTACGAGAAAATAAGGCAGGGGAGGCAGGGGAGGAAAGAGAGTTATTGTTCAGTAATTCTTTTCTCCCCCTGCTTCTCTTCTCCCTCTTCTCCCCCTTATCTGGAATCACCAACCTATTGGCAAACCCAACTGGTCTAAAGTAGCACCATCTTGCAAAAGTGGCTGAATATTGCTGTCTATTTGAATGCGACCACTAGATAGTACTAAAGCGCGTTGAGTAACTCTGCCTAACCAATTTAGGTCATGAGAAGCAATTAACATCACCTGCACGGGTAACTTTAACAATACTTGCGCTAAATGTCGCCGCCATGCTGGATCAAGACCGTTAGTCGGCTCATCCAAAATTAAAATTGTCGGGTCTAGGGCTAAAATTGAGGCTAGGGCGGCCAGGCGTCTTTGTCCACCAGAGAGTTCGTGGGCGGAACGATTAGCGTAGGCTTCGAGGCCAAAATCAGCTAACAACTGCCGGGCGCGATCGCAAGCTTTAGCTGGTGACATTCCATAGTTGCGTGGCCCAAAGGTGATATCTTCCAAGATGGTCGGCATAAATAGTTGGTCGTTGGCATCTTGGAAGCTAAAGCCAATTTGACGACGGACTTGGGGTAGATTTTTCGGTTCTACCGGGATGCCATTAATCGTAATTTTCCCACTTTGCGGTTGTTTTAAGCCGATTAGGTTCTCTAGCAAGGTGCTTTTTCCAGAACCGGTTGCTCCCATCAACGCCACGCGATCGCCCGGATTTAAGGTAAAAGAAATTTGTTGCAATACTGGCTCCTGGCGGGAATAGGCATACGCCAGGTTCTCAACCTCAACTACGGCTGCGTGGGGGTTATGGGTTGATGATTGGGGATTAGAAGTTAAAGATTTCAAGATTCACAAACTCAATATTCACAACTGCACTAAATTCTGTAAGAAGTAAGAGTTACACAAGCAGCGATCGCCCAAGCTGCTAGTATGGCAAAACGCTCTTTTGGTCTAAGGGGAGAATCTATGGGCAATTGCCCGTTGTATCCACGAGTTACCATTGCCGCATAGACTCGCTCTGCCCTGTCTAGACTACGGAGATACAAGGCTCCAATCATGGCAGCACTGGCGTAGCGCAGCCATGCCGTAGTTCCATTCAAACCGCGTAATTGAGCGCTACGCTGCATCCTCGTCACTTCTGAGAGCAAAATTTCCATATATTGCCCAGCTAATAACAAGTTTTCCTTTAAAGGTGCTGGTACAGGTAAGCCTTTCAGGGCGATGCCGAAACTGTGGGGCGGTAAGGTTAACAAAAAACTATTCATAGTAACCAAACAAATCAGAGAACGAACTAGCAAAAAACTGGCTCGTTCCCATCCCAAGGGCAATGCCAGCAATGACAAAAAAATCAATTCTGTACCGAGTAATCCTCCCAAGCGGCGAATGGGTACGCGCAACAGCCAAGCCCACAAAAGTGCGATCGCGCCATATACACCTAAGCAATACCAAGCATAGTGCTTTAATAAAGCTGCTCCCACTACAATTACTAGTGACAACTGCAAACGTAACGGTAAGGAAAATTTAAGCATTCTTCGCTTTCACTACTTTGGCAATTCCAAAGGCAACAGCAAAGCAAACCGTAGCTCCTACAAGCCCAGCGATACTTGTGCCAATTGGCCCTAAACCTTCAATACCATAGTCAGCTAAGGGAGTCGGGACAATTACCCGTACTTTACTGGCTAAATCGATGAAGCCCGTCTTTTCGGCAACTTTTTCCAAACCATCAGGCCATGCTGAGGCAAAGAGTGACAGCACTCCCGCAATCAAAAAGATGGTGACAATGGGTACAGACCAACCGCGAAACTCCTGCTGTTCCCCTGGTAACAAATCTGGTCTGGCTGTGGCTAAATAAGTCAGCACACCCCCAGTAATTATCCCTTCGCCAATGCCAATCAGAATATGCACACCAGTCATAGCTGGTAAAACTATGGCTACGGGTGCAGTTCCTGAAAGGGCTAATTCAATGGCACAAGCAATAGCAGCTACCACTACACTTACACCAGCTGCAATGCCAGCAGCTAAAGGTAAGCGCCCTTTTGATCCCCCAAACAGGCGCTGCAAAGTTTGGGTTAAAACCCAGCCAACCCAAACACCAACTACTGCCATGTTCAAAATATTTGCTCCCAAGGCTGTAATGCCACCATCAGCAAACAGCACAGCTTGAATAATTAAAACTGTGGCGATACACAACGTTCCTGCCCAAGGACTGCCCAAAACGATCGCAGCTAAGGTTCCTCCCAACAAGTGACCACTAGTACCCCCTGCTACCGGAAAATTGATCATCTGGGCGGCAAAAATGAAGGCGGTAGTTAGCCCCAGTATAGGCGCACGACGGATACCAAAAGCCTCTTGCGATCGCTCGAAGGCAATAAAGAGCGCTGCTACACTCGCTAAACCAGTAGCCCCTGCCACTGGAAGAGAAACAAATCCATCAGGAATATGCATGATCTACCCTGTACAATAGACGTTTATTTACTCAATACAAGCAATAAAACAAAGGCATTAAATTAATAACAAACAAAATTTTCACCTTTTTTGCAATGCCCTCTTGGGGGATTTTATGCTGTTACTCTCGATATATTTACTATCCAATGGCTGCTAAATAGTATAATTATTTCCTATTTTATTAATTTTTGTTAACTTTGTTTTTATATCTATCGCTAAATGTTGATAAATTATTGGAAAAGTCGAAAAAACTTGACTTTCATAAGGGAACATGCATTTAATTTGCATATTTTTCAATCGCCAAAAGGCTAGCTAAAATTGCCTTTCTTTTCTACGAGACGCTACGCGAACATTTTGAATTGCTTTGCTGCTCTTACAAGTATTAGACCAGAAAGCCTACCTAACTTTTCAGGTTATGTGGAAAAGTCCACGAAAACCTAACCCCCTAACCCCCTTCCCGACACGGGAAGGGGGAAAATTCAAAGTCTCTCTCCTTAAAGGAAGAGAGAAATAGAAGAGAGGTTTTTCAGATACCGTGAAAAGTCAGGAAAGCCTACCCCTAAAAGGAGTGGGATGCCAGTTGCCTGCAACTAGCATCCCAAAGACGCAAGAATCCCACGGCTTTTAGTTAAACTGAGCGAACGCGGTAGCATGTCGTAAGACAAGCGATAGTTTAACAGTCGTGAAAGTGTCAACGAAATAGAATTCATGAGTCAGGTGGTCGCCGAGCGCAGTCGAGGTGAGCCAGAATTCAGTTGGGTATTTTGAATGAAAAAACGGATAGCGCAGCGTTAGCGAGTCCGCGAGCGTCTGGATTAAGGGGTTCAAGACCCACACTAAATAGGAAAGCGCAGCGTCTATGAAAGAGAAGATTTAGTGGTCAACAAGACAGTGGTGGGTCTGAATAGCCTACTGATTGATTCGGATTTACCACTTTCTTGTTGACCACCAATTTTAAGATTTTGTGAACCAGTACTTAGTAAGTAAGTGCAAATAATTAGAAGCTCATGTAGTTAGCCTAAGGCACCGAAAACCTTAAACTCTGCGTTACAGTCTCCGTAACCCACCCTACAGCTACTATTTTCTCACGAATGATTTCGGATTGGTAAATTAGACCTACTAATACTAAAAAGTCTTCACTTAGTCTGGATAAACTGTATATTTGCTGACGTAGATAACTTAATCGTACAGTATTGATTGGTTTATATAAAAATATTGGATTAATAACATTATACCATAAATTTAAGTGGCTAAATGTAAAGTTTAGATTAAATTGAGGAAAATATTTTGAATTGAGGCGCGTAAATTACTAAACTTTTCAAAACAGCTAACTCTAATAAAAGTATTCATCAAATTTTGACTAACCAGGTTCAGTCAATCAAGCCAGCAGATGTTCGGCTTTGTTTCTCTCGATTTTTACACATCCTTGTTCTGTAATCTGAAATTATGAAGACAAACTCATCCCACTCGCTGTTAACAGTACCAACTGGGCCACTAAAAATTTTAGAGTTGCCCCCTAACAGTGTGGGTATAAGTAGTGAATCTATCCATCTTTCCCTAGTAATTCCTACTTATAAAGAACGTGACAACATCAAGAATGTGGTCAGCATATTGAGTCAGTTACTGGATGAATCTATTCCAGGAAACTATGAATTGATTGTGGTAGACGATGATAGCCCAGACCGAACTTGGGAAATAGCACAATCCTTGCTCACAGAATATCCCCAGTTGCGGGTGATGCGACGCCAACAGGAACGGGGGCTATCCTCAGCAGTGATTCGTGGGTGGCAAGCAGCTACAGGGAGTGTGTTGGGGGTGATTGATGGAGATTTGCAGCATCCACCAGAGGTGCTGACGCAACTGTTGCGTAGTGTTGATGAGGGAGCAGATTTGGCAGTAGCCAGTCGCCATGTGGACGGAGGGGGTGTCAGTAGCTGGAGTATTGTCAGGCGTGTCTTGTCTCGTGGCGCTCAAATGTTAGGCTTGGTGATTTTGCCGGGGGTGCTAGGCAGAGTTTCCGACCCCATGAGTGGTTATTTTATGGTACGCCGGAGTGCGATCGCAAATGCAACACTTAATCCAGTAGGATACAAAATTCTCCTCGAAGTAATCGGGCGGGGAAAAGTAGACCAAGTTGCCGAAGTTGGATATGTGTTCTGTGAACGCAAAGAGGGTGAGAGTAAGGTGACATGGAAGCAATATATAGATTACATCCACCACTTGGTAAGGTTGCGGCTCTCCACAGGACAGGTAGGACGATTGAGTAGAAAAGTCAATTTCCCAGTTCGTCGATTCCTCCGCTTTGGGTTGGTTGGCTTTAGTGGGGTATTTGTAGATATGGCAGTGCTTTACTTGCTCAGTGATCCGACTACCTTGGCTTGGCCAGTGACGCCCAGCAAAATTATTGCCGGTGAGATTGCAATTTTAAATAATTTCTTCTGGAATGACGCTTGGACATTTGCGGATGTCAGCGCCAGACAGCAACAATGGCAGCAACGCCTGAAGCGGTTTGTGAAATTCAACGCCATTTGTCTTGCTGGACTGGTATTGAATGTACTGATATTAAATTTGGTATTAAATTTTATTATTCCTAACCGTTATATTGCTAACTTTATAGCGATCGCAGTCGTTACCATCTGGAATTTCTGGATTAATTTGAAACTTAGCTGGCGCGTCACTGATGTGAAATAATCACAACGGGGGATTTGAGATTTTGATTTTTGTTCTTAGACTTTAGAACGAACTGAAATCTAAAACGTCAAATCTACAAATCCATTCGTGTGAGGCCAGGCAATGAGAGTTTTTTTTCAAGGTGCATTTTATTTTTACAGAAAAATTATCTCGTTGCTAGCTGTCTATGCTTCCCGTTTCGTGCCCATAGTAGATGCAAGTTCTACCTCACAACGCAAGCATTGGCATAATTGGCAGGTTCACCTTCCTCCTTCCTGGGTTCACCCTTTGCTGAACTTAATGTGGTTGATTATTGGCATCAGTTTGCGGCTAGCCAACTTGACTGCAAAGCCTCCTTGGACTGATGAGTTTGCCACCTTGGTGTTTAGCTTGGGGAATACTTTTTTATCAGTACCTTTAGATCAAGCGATCGCGTCTGATATCCTATTACAACCACTGCAACTAAACCCAGCCGCTAGTATTGGTGATGTGGTTCATAACTTAGCTACACAAGATAACCATCCACCACTGTATTTTGTGCTGGCTTACCTGTGGATGAAATTATTTTCTAGCGACGGAGGATTAGTATCGCTGTTTGCGGCGCGATTGCTACCAGCTCTAATCGGTGCTGCCTCAATACCATGTTTTTACGTATTAGGTAGAGTAGCGTTTCGCTCGAACTTAGTGGGACACTTGACTGCTGCCATGATGGCAGTATCACCCTATGGCGTATTTTTAGCACAAGAAGCGCGTCATTACACCTTGGCAATGTTATGGGTAATTGGTTCCCTTATCTGCTTAGTAATTGCTACACGTCATATT
It includes:
- a CDS encoding DUF1361 domain-containing protein; translation: MKEELIARVVQVLRINMSWMTWNLFLAFIPLALSVWLFRFRRGGSWLWWLGFLVFYAFLPNAPYLLTDVIHLIDDIRTIQSVWMITLVLIPVYLLVIIGGFEAYVISLINWGYYLHRIGKSQWIWRVELITHFLCAIGVYWGRFLRFNSWDLITQPDALLTKGVEEILGKQPLVIIGITFVVLAGLYWIMKRVTLGLSQRDSKIGVNSGRANSNTPNI
- a CDS encoding energy-coupling factor ABC transporter permease, translated to MHIPDGFVSLPVAGATGLASVAALFIAFERSQEAFGIRRAPILGLTTAFIFAAQMINFPVAGGTSGHLLGGTLAAIVLGSPWAGTLCIATVLIIQAVLFADGGITALGANILNMAVVGVWVGWVLTQTLQRLFGGSKGRLPLAAGIAAGVSVVVAAIACAIELALSGTAPVAIVLPAMTGVHILIGIGEGIITGGVLTYLATARPDLLPGEQQEFRGWSVPIVTIFLIAGVLSLFASAWPDGLEKVAEKTGFIDLASKVRVIVPTPLADYGIEGLGPIGTSIAGLVGATVCFAVAFGIAKVVKAKNA
- a CDS encoding energy-coupling factor ABC transporter ATP-binding protein — encoded protein: MKSLTSNPQSSTHNPHAAVVEVENLAYAYSRQEPVLQQISFTLNPGDRVALMGATGSGKSTLLENLIGLKQPQSGKITINGIPVEPKNLPQVRRQIGFSFQDANDQLFMPTILEDITFGPRNYGMSPAKACDRARQLLADFGLEAYANRSAHELSGGQRRLAALASILALDPTILILDEPTNGLDPAWRRHLAQVLLKLPVQVMLIASHDLNWLGRVTQRALVLSSGRIQIDSNIQPLLQDGATLDQLGLPIGW
- a CDS encoding energy-coupling factor transporter transmembrane component T family protein; translated protein: MLKFSLPLRLQLSLVIVVGAALLKHYAWYCLGVYGAIALLWAWLLRVPIRRLGGLLGTELIFLSLLALPLGWERASFLLVRSLICLVTMNSFLLTLPPHSFGIALKGLPVPAPLKENLLLAGQYMEILLSEVTRMQRSAQLRGLNGTTAWLRYASAAMIGALYLRSLDRAERVYAAMVTRGYNGQLPIDSPLRPKERFAILAAWAIAACVTLTSYRI
- a CDS encoding glycosyltransferase; the encoded protein is MKTNSSHSLLTVPTGPLKILELPPNSVGISSESIHLSLVIPTYKERDNIKNVVSILSQLLDESIPGNYELIVVDDDSPDRTWEIAQSLLTEYPQLRVMRRQQERGLSSAVIRGWQAATGSVLGVIDGDLQHPPEVLTQLLRSVDEGADLAVASRHVDGGGVSSWSIVRRVLSRGAQMLGLVILPGVLGRVSDPMSGYFMVRRSAIANATLNPVGYKILLEVIGRGKVDQVAEVGYVFCERKEGESKVTWKQYIDYIHHLVRLRLSTGQVGRLSRKVNFPVRRFLRFGLVGFSGVFVDMAVLYLLSDPTTLAWPVTPSKIIAGEIAILNNFFWNDAWTFADVSARQQQWQQRLKRFVKFNAICLAGLVLNVLILNLVLNFIIPNRYIANFIAIAVVTIWNFWINLKLSWRVTDVK